The DNA window CGTCCCTCGGAGGGAGTTCAGCGGCTCTCCCTTCCTACTCCTCCAGGAGTCAAGGGTTCATTTGAATGAAAGTTAAAAGTGAGAGCAGGATTTGGACCCCGGCCGCGCGGCTCTCTAATCGCATTCCACGAGCGGGACTCGCACGCGCTCCCGggagaaacacaaacaggacGCTTCAACTCGGGTAACCGGGATAAAAAGAGAGTTTGAGTTCCTCCCAGCTGGTGCTGGAGTCCAAAGCCTCACCTCCACGCTCTGGTGGACCCCCGGGCCGACCTGCGTGCGAGCAGAGCCACCGAGGCTCCCTGATCCCAGATCAGCGTAGAACCCGCGGAGGAGCGTGCGCCGCGTCCCTCGGGGGAGCGTGCTAACGACGTGTTTGAGTGCGTGCGTGACACAGCGTTTGCCCTTCCGCTGCCAGTTTCCTCTTTCTCCGCCCCGAAAGCATGAATGCACGCACTTGATGGCAAACACATGGCTCACGGAGCCGTGATGGATCGTGGAAATAACAGCGTAGGCTGTGTGAACTTATCGCAAATgtacaaagaagaaaaagggaagaGCCGAATGGACCGTTAAGGTTGCCACaatgggggaggggtgggggggccgaGAAGCCACAGATGCATTTTTCAAAGGGTCACCAAAATGTTGGGGTCTGGGGGTTTACAGGAAGCATTGTTAGGAGCTGCTTGTTGTGGGCAGAGCATAAAGCCTGGGCACAGTGAGGTTTGTGGGggcttttttttgcaaagacaCGTTGCGGGTTTTATTGAATTGGAGGGAAAAATGTCATTGGTGTCGTTCTCGCCGTGTCCGGTTCGCTGCAATGCGAAAACGTCGAAAGAACACGCCGCCTTTTACGCTCCACTAACCGCACGCGAGTCAGATATATGCAGACCGCAAAGCGTTTGAGTGAATCCATTTAGGTGAAGGAAAGGGAGAAGAGGGTTTCTCAAACGTCTCCATCTGGTGAGCTGTTTTCGCCCGCTGGTTGGTTTTTGTGGTAGACCTCACAGACCCACGGCCGCATTTACGTTCAACCCAAAAAATCAGGACTGTTGGGGCTCTGTCAGCTGGCTGTCCGTCATGTCGTGAAAGATTAGGGCTTCAAACCTAAAACACTATCGAGGCTTTAATCGGTAAAGTTGTATTCTGAAAACCATGAAATGGTTTCATGGTGAAAGCTCCGTGTGTGTCGGCTTCTGTCTCTTCCACCTCAAGAAAAAGGACTTTTCACTCACCGAACCGCTTGTATCCGAAAGACTGTACTTCCTCCTCGTCTGCAAAGTCGTCTGTGTGACATAATCAGAGACAGGACACAATAGGTCATAAGGTCATACATGCACACTGCTCCCAGCGCACGCTTcaccatcaaaataaaacagaaagaagCGATCAGGGCCGAGAGCCATGGATTCACTTTGTCATCCTTGAGTAAAAAGATCCCTGTTTGGCAGCCGACAGCGCATTAGGTCAGagatagtgagtgtgtgtgtgtgtgtgtgtgtgtgtgtgtgtgtgtgtgtgtgtgtgtgtgtgtgtgtgtgtgtgtgtgtggagatagGAGGTCCAGAGACCTGTAAACGTCACAGGCTGCGGTTTCTCTGAGTTGTTGACAGTAAACCCCTAATTACACTGTGCTGCACCACACTGAAGACTGCAGCGGGGAGAACATCACTGGTAATGGTAAACAGATggggccgggtgggggggggcaggcaggctggagctgcagtgtgtgtttgttggtgggGGGGCGAGTCAGAGGGGGTCAGAGTGGTATTTCACCTCCTTTCTACCGCTAAAATGAAGATTGTAGTAACCGAAGCCAAAGATGCAGTGTGTTGCTTTTAGGAGGTGAAATGCCTTTAATTACAACTGTGTTTAATGTCAGAATTAATCAAGTTCATCGAGTCTGGTCATCATCACTAGTTATGTTCATCTCAATTAAGTTTTCTTGTTTCCAATATTGCAAAATCCAATAAGTAAAAGACACCTGGCTTGGAACTTTCATATCTTTCAATTGGATGTGACTGTGTGGCGTGAGAGAAAATCAATCAGAGTGTTTTAAAACGTTCTGCACCGCAGTGCCGTAATGTCATCCAGATGTGAGCCGCGCATCACAAAGAAATACGCACCGGAAGTCTGCAAAGAGCGTAATCCGCGCACATTTTGGACGACACACGCTTAAATACCCAATGCGCGTAAAATGGAACGTACCTTTCATGGCGCTTTCTGAGTCGTCGAGGGTCGTCGAAGAGATGAGGACCGCTGTCACTTTCTGCGCATCTCAGCATCCAGAGCAATGGGTGCAAACTCGTTCCACAACGCACACTGACGAGGGAAATAACACAACTAGAAGTATGTCGTCATGTCTTCGGTTTGAAATCCCATCGCCTCTGTTCTCCGGCTCGCTTAGTTTCTGCAGGAGGGATGTGATGTTACCAGAAAcccggaggaggaagacgagtgTTACTTTTTTACTACGAGGGTAAAGTTATAAAGAAAACCACGAGGCACTTCCGGTGTGGCTTTCaacataattgttttttttttgttgggtaAAACTGTGTTAAATTGAACTTTTACCTTTATACGgcaatttaaaaacatattgttCACTGAATTAACTGAGCCGCTGTCCCCAAAGCTCCCTATTGGAAACTTTATGTTTAAAAATCACAATTTGAATTCCTACAGAAAATACAAGCATAAAAATTGACATGATTAGCATTAGCTAAAGTCAGCTAAGTTGATACCTCACTGATACTGATACCTCACaccagcagaaacacacaccagAGGGCTTCTAATAGGCCCCGagcatattttaaaaaaacaaataccccACAGTTACTTAGCAACGTCCGTTAACCAAACAACAAAGACGTGCCTGAACCCCCACCCCAAAAACAAAGACCGTCCCACAcgactcttattttgaaggccaTGCCTGATTTCCGGGTGCGTTCGTGCCTGCATCATCATCACTTTTCCTTTGCTCtcttgtcttcttcttttttgatgTCCCAGCGgtgtctgtccccccccccgtcttctcCCGCTGAGCGTCCCGCTGTCGGGACGGAGGAGGTGCGGACAGAGCTCGCGCGGCGTCGCAGTGATCCAAGCCGGAGATGAGATTAAGTTTCTGGGGGTTGATGGTTATCACGTCCCCGGGTAGAAAATCTGCTTCCCATTAAAGATCATTTCAGAAGGTTTTTAAGGAGGTCGAGCGACACTGAAACGGCGACATTTCAGCGCAGTCGctgttgtttttacatgttcACGACTCGTTTCCTTTTAGGGGGAAAAATCACTTTGATATTCACAGATTATTCCTTCAGGGCCCCTCTGTGGTCCCCGGTCATAATGTCACGCATGTGGTTTggggtattttattttgatttatcgCAACAACCACACATTCCAAGTAATACACTACCATATTCCATTACAGTTATATTATTCTAACCTGGTCGAGTGCAGGCACTTTTTCTTTATGGAAATTGGTATAAATAAGTCTGTAttgtcaaacaaagaatttgagaaattaaattaaagttgATTTAATAAATGAAGTAGCCTCATTTAAGCACGTTTTACACTGTGCGTTACAGTACTgttatttcactttaaaataCTTActcaattaaattaattatgattCAActatttaaaaccttttttataaGATCATATAGTTTTTTATAATTTCTGTTGTGGTCCCAACTTTCGCCAATACGAACCACAGTCTATCAAAATTAGACTGCGCGTTTCACCAGTGGCCCTTGTCCTTTAACTCCTCCAGGTGCATTGATAATTCCAACAGTTCCTGACTCCATAATCTCTCCAGCCTGCAGATGCGGATCACCGATCAAAGGcccaaaaaaacagctgcatcAGACATCAAAGAGTCGGTCAGACCCACCGTGGTGTCTGCAGGTTAGTGTCACCGGGTCACACTGATGTTAATCTTCTTACACTCGCGCAGTTCAAGTGATTTACAGGAAAAAGAGATACAGATAGCCCCCACCGTCCCAGCTATAAAAGCATCAGAGCtgtaaaaaacataaaagatctacttttctttttttgggggggggggataaaacgCCCTTCAAACAGGCTCAGCAATCGCTGGAGTTTGACCCGGTCCACCGCAGCTTGGACTCCAGACTCGCCTGAGATGATAAAGCGACTAATTTACTTGTTTTCCTAAAGGCTTCAATAGTGTTATTTTAGTGTCGGCTGTAATTGCAGCAGCGGGCTGGTGTTTTGGGCCCAGATAGGAATCGGGGCATTCTGATAAAAAGCAGCTGAGGGTCGGGTATCCTGCAGCATCGCCCCTGCTGGTCCTCGTTCAGATGTTCGGGACCTCATTTGCTGGCTCAGATTAAGAGAGGGCCGAGAACGCACACAGGGAATTCCTCATTCACCACGCCGGTGTCCTGCTTACACGCTGCGACGAGAACGTCTCGCGCTGCCTTGCGTGCGGCAGCAGAAGCTCGCTGGTGCCGGAGGCCTGAAAGAGGGACAAAATCTCCCCATGCAGTGCTGACACAATGTGATGGATGCTCCGGAGTTTAAACACACGGCATATGGTACTTGATATACAGTTAAAGACCCCCACTGGTTTTCTCTTtagctttttcttttgcattggCATTGAGCGTGCCAGTGTGTGCCAGGTCTCCGCAGGAAGCTCACAACCTTTTGCTCGAGGAGAAAACGGTGCACCTGCAAACAATTGAGCCTGTAATGTTCAGAGCGCTTCGACTCATGTCTTTAAATGATCTGTGTGCACACGGGGCTTAATCGTGCCAGCTCGCTAATAGGATCTGTGCTGGTGAGTAGATCCATAAAAATAGAACAATCCTTCTAGGAAACTCTCATCTCTCCGACAGCACAGCGTGCAGCTTTTTGTTCTggggttcttttttgttgcaGACGCCACAGGTAAATATACTTGTAAAAACTACTTGGCTATCTAATTTGTCTGGATTCGGCATTAATGAGCAAAGTAATTGCTTCTGTAACAGTGGACTCGGAGATCAAATGCATTGTTGATTTTCCATTTAGATGGATTTTAGGAAGTGGGATATAACACATTTAACCTGTAAAAGTCTGTGTTGATAAAAATAGGTAAAATTGCCATTGAAAAGATTCACAGTATAAAATATTTCACATGGGCAGTGCTAATTCCTTTTAATGTTGTTGATTAATACGCGTACATTGACGTGTAAAGGATAAGAGTGACACGCTGCTGCTGAATGTCCACCTCTACAAGAGCTAGAAGAGTCTTACAATAAATAGTTATTTGAGCTTGTAATCTTGTGAATTTCCAACAATAAATAGAATTCCAGTGCGGTTATTATCCTTGTTCTGTGATTAGATTAGCTGctctttgtgttgtttgaaCATTTAGATGCCCTCTATAATAAGATCCTTGAGAATTGACACCACCTTGTGGCCCATGACCGGCACTTCAAAGCCCGTCTGTTGTCGTAGGCGAAGAGCAGGTAGTGTGTCGCCTCTGCACGGCGTCCCACAGAGCTCCAGACGGGATGAGGAAGCTGCTCCTCCACATTCTCTGCATCGCCGAAGTCCTGCTCGGTGCGGCTGAGCCTCCTCCGCTGAGCGAGGACGCGCTGGAAAGTGAGGCCTTTATTACCGGAAAAACGCCGTCATGTTCTTACCAATACTAGATGATTACAGTGTGtcacgaatgtgtgtgtgtgtgtgtgcgtgtgtgtgcgggctGCATACAGAGCTGTCTGCAGCAGGGGAGCAGTGCGTTGATGAGGAAATTAAGCGGGCGTTACTCGGGGTGAAGCAGGTGATGGAGACGAtggagaaaagggaggagaggcaCCGGGGCCTCGTGGAGGCCCTGAGACGCAGCAGTGACAAGAGGAAGGTATGAACCGTGTCGCTGGGCCGTCGCATGCCAGTCTTGTGTGCGCGATGACACATTCTCCCGCCACGCGAAGCGAGCGATAGACGTGGGCGCTGGTTCAGGGAGTCACAGCTCCACGGCAGTCGGGACAGATGAACCATCTGTGGATTTCAAAACGACCTTGAGCCAACGACGTCATATCTTCTCTAGTTTATTAAGAGGCGGTTTCTTCCCTTTCGGGGGTTTCCTTCAGGGCGCGATGCAGCTGGTCCGGGACACGGAGCAGCGACTAGAGGAGGCCGAGCAGCAGTGTCACTATTTAATCAAATTATCCTTCAACGAGTGTCAGCCTTGTCTGGAGGATACTTGCAAGGCCTTCTACGCGTCCACGTGCCGCCGCGGCTTCGCCTCCTTCTCATTCAAGGTTTGACCTCGTCTTCAcggtttcagacagtgatgagaGCTGAAGCAGAGTCGCTACAGGCTCCAAAtgtctgcaggtggaggagttCTTCAGGAACATGGCCGCCCGGCTGGAGGCCCCCGAGCGCGTTTACAATCGGAACGAGGAGAACGCGGGACGCGCCGACGCGCCGGACGACGGGGGCGACCCGGAGCTCCTGCAGGCGGACGCTTCGTTCGGCCGGCTGCTGTCCGCCGCCGGGCTGCTGTACAACCAGAGCGCCGCGCTGGTGCAGAGGAGGCAACAGGCGTTGGGGGGTTCCTTCCTGGAGGCCTTCAGCGCGGAGGTGCGACCCGGCTCGCCGTCTTCCATGCGGGGCGGAGGCGGCTTCTTCGGCGCGTTGGGTCTGGATCACGTCCTGGAGTCGGTGTCCGACTTCGGGAGGAACGTGCTGGAAGGACTGAGCTCCAAAGTGGCCGATGTATTTGGGGAGAGGCAAGAAGAGGAGACTGACTTCCGGCAGCCGGACGCAGGTATCCGGCGCCATAATGACATAATGACCTTTCCTTTTAGAGAATCCTAAACAGTATGACGCAAGAAGTAATGGGATTCACTTGAAAGGTGATGAATCTATGTTTGAAATCAATGTACATCCTCTGTTGtcgtgtgttcatgtgtgtgtttacctgaaaGGTGCAGGACCGCTGCCACAGAGCAGATATCTGTGCAGAGGCCTCCGCAGACAAGCGTCCGACTGCTGGCAGCTGCAGAGTTTGTGCGAGAAATGTGAAGATTATTTGATAAAAGGTAAATAAGTTGCGCAAAAAGAAAGCGTTTCTTTTAGTGAGCAGTAGACAGAGAAAACCGAGAAAGTCAAATTTACATTTAAGAAGCTGAAACCAGAATACGCTGTATGTGTAAATGTTTGACTGTTCAACAATTAATCAAATATTATCGCTGTGTGATGAATGAATCGACTGATCCGTGGTGCAGGATATGACTGATGCAGCAATCAGCGAAAGACACGTCTGAAAAAGTGAACTTTTCACTCAGTTGTTCTGATCCCGGCCTCTCTGCACGCGCCCGCTCGTGCTTGCAGAGTGTCCCGGCGTCCGGCAGCTGCACTCGGAGACGGAGGAGATGCACATGCTGTTCAACGCCACCCGTCAGCAGTACGACGAGCGGCTGCAGCTGGTCCGGAGACACGCAGAGGACACGCAGGCATGGCTCGGCAGCATGGACGACAAGTACGGCTGGGTCCGCCATCTGCCCGACGGCGCCGGGGGCCCACGCGCCCTCTTCAGTGTGATCACAGTACGTCTGCAGCAGTGTTTTTGCCATGCAGGCGCTTTGATACTGTCATTCACTGTTAATCCAATCTGCAACTGCGTGGTTTGTATTCTTTCACGGATTGGCTAACTGATTGATTCTTTAGGTGaatgcacagcagcagctgaaggaCATGAGGCCTAAAGTGGACAGCAGTGTGGTTGTGACCATTCTGGACTCTGGCCCGGTAACCGTCTCAGTCCCCTCGGGGCTGGAGGTGGACGAGCCGACCTTCATCCAATATGTAGCTCAGGAGGCTCTGGCACTCCGCAAGCAGCAGATAAGCGGTATCGACCCAGTCGCGGCTTAGTTTGTTTCACCTGGTGGAGCTGCAGCTTTAATATGAGGCCAATTAAATGTGATAATTGGAAACTTGACACCATGACAAATCCCTGTGCGTTTGTTCAAACGTTACTTCTTCTAAGACCCGCAATGCAAATGGCACAATGCGTTATAATCCAAAATGatgaggtaaaaaaacaatcatGAATTGAATCCTTCATTGACCTTGTGTAAAAAGATGAAATGGTCCCATGTGCACCAGCATTAATACCCGTAGCCATGGAACTATTTAAGCTCTTGACTTGCTGGTATTGGGCTTCAAAAATCGTTTTACGTTGTTGTTATTTCTGCACTTAAGTTGAGTCactttcactttttttgttaaacTTGAACATGCACATCTAGATGGACAGCTTGTATTCTTTTTAGTTATTCGGCCTTATGGTTTAAGATGTTAATGCGATTCATTTATTTACTCTGTggttcagcttttttttttctttttttgtcacaagAATACTTTTTACAACGAATAATTAAATTATTACAAATGCATGTcattcctcatttcttttctcAAAGGAGTTTGTATTTGTAAGTATTACCGTGTCCCCATTTTACTTGTACAAAAACACATGGCATtactttcaaaaatgttttatttatccgTAAGTATAGTTTTATTATTCTTTCCTGCTTTACTTCAGGCAAACATGCTGCAAGTAATGTTAACAACCTTTTATGGTTCCTGTTTATGGAAGCTCAAAGCCACTCCTTAAGGTcattataatgataataataacattattataATATAGATTCTATAATAATATTGATATAGAATCTCATAACTGTAGGATGCTAAGTCATAATTATGACATTGTTTATCGTTTAACAACTTAAAGGATCTTTAATTTTTTTCAAAGCGGCACTAATGATCTTCCATACAGACCGAGATTTCTTCAGTTGTCGCGAGACGTCAGAACGAGAAGCATTCCTTCAAATCACCCGCGAAAATCCACCGAAGAGAAATACAACAAGTCTGTCACTCGCTTTTCCACCACAATGCTCGCCACGTCTGAGATACACGCAGCAGAGGGTCGAGAatcggaggtggaggagaagaagtctgcagaggaggtggaggagaagaaggagaagaagaactttGGTGTTTTCTGCGATGAGCGCGGGTATCTGGACCAGATCGAGCTCATCATGCAGCAGGGCCGCAGGAAGGGAGACCGAACCGGGACCGGAGTCCTCTCCGTGTTCGGTGCTCAGGCCAGATACAGTCTGAGAGGTTCGTCcgtattgaattgaatttttttgcattgaatttttgcattgactttttttgcggttgaattatttgcagttga is part of the Gasterosteus aculeatus chromosome 21, fGasAcu3.hap1.1, whole genome shotgun sequence genome and encodes:
- the LOC120811565 gene encoding clusterin-like protein 1 isoform X1; translation: MRKLLLHILCIAEVLLGAAEPPPLSEDALEKLSAAGEQCVDEEIKRALLGVKQVMETMEKREERHRGLVEALRRSSDKRKGAMQLVRDTEQRLEEAEQQCHYLIKLSFNECQPCLEDTCKAFYASTCRRGFASFSFKVEEFFRNMAARLEAPERVYNRNEENAGRADAPDDGGDPELLQADASFGRLLSAAGLLYNQSAALVQRRQQALGGSFLEAFSAEVRPGSPSSMRGGGGFFGALGLDHVLESVSDFGRNVLEGLSSKVADVFGERQEEETDFRQPDAGAGPLPQSRYLCRGLRRQASDCWQLQSLCEKCEDYLIKECPGVRQLHSETEEMHMLFNATRQQYDERLQLVRRHAEDTQAWLGSMDDKYGWVRHLPDGAGGPRALFSVITVNAQQQLKDMRPKVDSSVVVTILDSGPVTVSVPSGLEVDEPTFIQYVAQEALALRKQQISGIDPVAA
- the LOC120811565 gene encoding clusterin-like protein 1 isoform X2; this encodes MRKLLLHILCIAEVLLGAAEPPPLSEDALEKLSAAGEQCVDEEIKRALLGVKQVMETMEKREERHRGLVEALRRSSDKRKLVRDTEQRLEEAEQQCHYLIKLSFNECQPCLEDTCKAFYASTCRRGFASFSFKVEEFFRNMAARLEAPERVYNRNEENAGRADAPDDGGDPELLQADASFGRLLSAAGLLYNQSAALVQRRQQALGGSFLEAFSAEVRPGSPSSMRGGGGFFGALGLDHVLESVSDFGRNVLEGLSSKVADVFGERQEEETDFRQPDAGAGPLPQSRYLCRGLRRQASDCWQLQSLCEKCEDYLIKECPGVRQLHSETEEMHMLFNATRQQYDERLQLVRRHAEDTQAWLGSMDDKYGWVRHLPDGAGGPRALFSVITVNAQQQLKDMRPKVDSSVVVTILDSGPVTVSVPSGLEVDEPTFIQYVAQEALALRKQQISGIDPVAA